Proteins encoded by one window of Myxocyprinus asiaticus isolate MX2 ecotype Aquarium Trade chromosome 35, UBuf_Myxa_2, whole genome shotgun sequence:
- the zhx3a gene encoding uncharacterized protein zhx3a, whose amino-acid sequence MASKRKSTVPCMIPSKSKHMREDIILGCLPELLPTIPEDSILSISAKNEDTQRFHDPSKPEAKISCWERGTYSCLLCNFASRNLNLFLKHMDYCHMDFHTQPNFYCQPCKVSVVKFEGLALHNAKSHPELHKAHKKVSLQVTKRDGAITVEQTLFTEEDLIESSISITKTPIMKMTKGGHKKIVVSHTVEVHRAESSSDKPTTVTNGTSVRTLPLTTSPQIISGTSAPPVHKIPKTLGIPGMHNHGSLWNSNPSSPDSNSDLPKVMIPLSSIPTYDPAMDLSSFLKTSFGKFPYPTKAELCYLTVVSGFPEEQIKLWFTAQRLKQGISWSPEEIEDTRRKMFNTVFQTAPKTPLNQSHHHISQHFVSVQSASLSSNYIQQTPKRNGMGWKGGVIVSQPSVTQATSLKQQPVVQSPQVNIHSAAMAKETGNELSFHTAENCRGSSISNHGHTGKSEIDCSSSSKTSPSCLPGITKSQNSTYSDGSIMNLTNIVRKIDCHVNDRNTNCTSKSNISSAPIYGLQKLSSNSKESGFASTSKYNNGFTYKSTSHSTICTKSMILDHTSIKSNTDTSVICSSSKSNIRTEEFIPPLTHSLVRHSGSLIDPSLGKGKVLPEQPGTLKQSFIHKSFPEQKQLLVPQGLPVREVHNQPYHVRTLTDSQSSMAGSLINVPQSSLHSNPTAISRIQEDPNQHTSPSLSAPQERNSPKTPLGAPQVQSPDFTAVHCKEHYPKHLPALDKDCKLSIFDAERLLSNRDVSQRESEQQSGLTSKLFKADKNEHSNLVNKLHNFVNDNTNKTATKIGMPLLPKYIQEVDQWESKSSYPEESTMSPMKINVIALNKEERLYNPKSKQLIGKPLERWINDGGPSHNSEPSEWQESYQHVQVEAKEQLEEHIYISDIGKTEPHRLNNEANLVDLESEQVKHDRSSERRSIFQSLDPEAPVLPVMKKSKETTEALDKSNAAEQDYWEIKDEKHQAQDSQSRDHLRGELLKV is encoded by the exons ATGGCCAGCAAGAGGAAATCCACAGTTCCCTGTATGATTCCATCAAAGAGCAAGCACATGCGAGAGGACATCATACTGGGATGCTTACCTGAGCTCCTACCCACAATACCTGAAGACAGCATTCTCAGTATCTCTGCAAAAAATGAGGATACACAACGATTCCATGATCCCTCAAAACCAGAGGCGAAGATTTCATGCTGGGAACGGGGAACATACAGCTGCCTTTTGTGCAACTTTGCATCCAGAAACTTGAACCTGTTTCTCAAACATATGGACTACTGTCACATGGACTTTCACACTCAACCAAATTTCTACTGTCAGCCTTGTAAGGTTTCAGTAGTGAAGTTTGAAGGTCTTGCTTTACATAACGCAAAATCACATCCTGAACTCCATAAAGCGCACAAGAAAGTATCCTTGCAAGTTACCAAAAGAGATGGGGCTATTACAGTGGAGCAAACCCTGTTTACAGAAGAGGATTTAATTGAATCCAGTATATCCATTACCAAGACACCCATAATGAAAATGACCAAAGGGGGACACAAAAAGATTGTTGTTTCCCACACTGTTGAGGTACACAGGGCTGAGTCTAGCAGTGACAAGCCCACAACTGTAACCAATGGCACTTCAGTAAGGACCTTGCCCCTAACAACATCACCACAAATCATCAGTGGCACTAGTGCCCCCCCAGTGCATAAAATTCCAAAAACACTCGGCATACCAGGTATGCATAACCACGGTTCTCTGTGGAACTCGAATCCTTCATCCCCTGATTCAAACTCTGATCTCCCAAAGGTTATGATCCCTCTAAGTAGCATCCCTACTTATGATCCAGCCATGGATTTAAGCAGTTTTCTCAAGACATCCTTTGGTAAGTTCCCTTACCCTACCAAAGCAGAGCTCTGTTACTTGACCGTGGTGTCTGGCTTTCCAGAGGAGCAGATCAAGCTCTGGTTCACAGCCCAAAGGCTGAAGCAAGGGATCAGCTGGTCTCCGGAAGAAATCGAGGACACTCGTAGAAAGATGTTCAACACTGTATTCCAAACTGCACCAAAAACACCACTAAATCAGTCGCATCACCATATTTCCCAACACTTTGTCTCTGTCCAGTCTGCCTCTTTGAGTTCTAATTATATACAACAGACACCAAAGAGAAACGGAATGGGTTGGAAAGGAGGGGTCATAGTCAGCCAGCCTAGCGTGACCCAGGCCACATCCCTTAAGCAGCAGCCAGTGGTCCAGTCACCACAGGTAAATATCCATTCCGCTGCCATGGCTAAGGAAACTGGAAATGAATTATCTTTTCATACAGCTGAGAACTGCAGGGGAAGTAGCATTAGCAATCATGGACACACTGGAAAAAGCGAGATTGACTGCAGTTCATCTAGCAAGACTAGTCCTAGCTGCTTGCCTGGTATTACTAAGAGCCAAAACAGCACTTACAGTGATGGCAGCATTATGAATCTGACTAACATTGTCAGGAAAATTGACTGTCATGTTAATGACAGAAACACAAATTGCACCAGCAAATCGAACATAAGTTCAGCTCCCATTTATGGGCTGCAGAAATTATCTAGTAACTCTAAAGAAAGCGGTTTTGCCAGCACCAGCAAATATAACAATGGATTCACTTATAAAAGCACCAGCCACAGTACTATTTGCACTAAAAGTATGATATTAGACCACACCAGCATAAAAAGCAACACAGACACTAGTGTCATTTGTAGCAGCAGCAAAAGCAACATACGAACTGAAGAGTTTATACCACCCCTTACCCATAGCCTGGTCCGCCATTCTGGAAGTCTCATCGATCCATCCCTTGGAAAGGGCAAGGTATTGCCTGAGCAACCAGGCACTCTAAAGCAAAGCTTTATCCATAAGTCATTTCCAGAACAAAAGCAGCTTCTTGTACCTCAAGGTCTGCCTGTAAGAGAGGTACACAATCAACCATACCATGTACGTACCTTGACAGACTCCCAGTCATCTATGGCGGGATCACTTATTAATGTGCCCCAGAGCTCCCTCCACTCGAACCCTACAGCAATTTCACGCATTCAAGAGGACCCTAATCAACATACCTCCCCATCCCTTTCTGCTCCCCAAGAGCGAAATTCTCCAAAAACCCCTCTGGGAGCACCTCAGGTTCAGTCCCCAGACTTTACTGCCGTCCATTGCAAGGAACATTACCCCAAGCACTTACCTGCCTTAGACAAAGACTGTAAGCTATCTATCTTTGATGCTGAAAGGTTGCTTTCGAACAGAGATGTATCTCAAAGAGAAAGTGAACAGCAGAGTGGACTGACGAGCAAATTGTTTAAGGCTGACAAAAATGAGCATAGCAACCTAGTTAACAAACTACATAACTTTGTAAACGATAACACTAACAAGACAGCTACTAAAATAGGAATGCCGCTTTTGCCAAAATACATACAAGAAGTGGACCAATGGGAAAGCAAGAGCTCCTATCCTGAAGAGTCAACAATGAGCCCTATGAAGATAAACGTAATAGCATTGAACAAAGAAGAGAGGTTGTACAATCCCAAAAGCAAACAGTTAATCGGCAAGCCGCTGGAAAGATGGATCAATGATGGTGGCCCCAGCCATAACAGTGAACCTTCAGAATGGCAGGAAAGCTACCAGCATGTACAAGTGGAGGCTAAGGAACAGCTTgaagagcatatatatatatctgatatAGGTAAAACTGAACCACATCGACTCAATAACGAGGCTAACTTGGTGGATCTTGAATCCGAGCAAGTTAAACATGATCGTAGCTCAGAGCGGAGAAGTATTTTTCAGAGTCTAGACCCTGAAGCTCCTGTGCTGCCAGTAATGAAAAAGTCAAAGGAGACTACGGAGGCATTAGACAAATCAAATGCAGCAGAACAAGATTACTGGGAGATCAAGGATGAGAAGCATCAAGCTCAAGACAGTCAGTCAAG agaCCATCTGAGAGGAGAGCTTCTGAAAGTTTAA